The Geoalkalibacter sp. genome includes the window CCATTCACAGTTTCGGCTCCAGGGTGCGCGTGGAGCACAGCTTGTTCGAGCATAATCTTGTGGCACTGCGCTTCAACACCAGCGAGATCGTCATCGAGCATAATTTGATCCGCGAGAATGACGCCGGAATCCGTTTTCATTTGGGCGCGCCTCTGATCGTCAACAACATCTTGCGCGATAACAACAAGAGCTTTTTTCTGACCTCCGATCCCCGCGATTACCACATCCGGCACAACAATATCCTCGGCAGCCGGGAATATGCGGTGGTGCTTGGCGAAGAGGTGCCCGACGAGGTGATGATGGCCGACAATTACTGGGGCACCACCGACGCGCGGAGCATCGAAGACGGCTTTTTTGACGGCCGGCGCCTGAATCATCTGGGCCAGGTGCGATATCAGCCTCTGGCCACGCAGCCCTTTGCCGAAGCGGGTCCGGCGTGGAGCCCGTAAGCCGTCGCGACTGGCGGCCGCGCGGCGCCTCGCTCGACGAGTCGGCGATCACCTCCTTGGCCGGGGAGCTCAAGCTCTCCCAGCTCTGTGCGCGGGTGCTGGCCGGGCGCGGCCTGGGCGAAGCTCGCGCCGCCCACGCCTTTCTTAAGGCGCGGCTGGGTGCGTTGCCCGATCCGGCGAGGCTTCTCAACATGGAGCAAGCCGCGCGGCGTCTCGCCCGCGCCGTGCGCGAGGGGGAACCAATGGTGGTGCACGGCGACTATGATGTCGACGGCATCACCGGCACGGCCTTGCTCGTCGAGAGCCTGCGTGCCCTGGGCGGCCGGGTCGATTTTCATATTCCCCAACGCCTGCGCGACGGCTATGGCCTCTCGGCAGACGCCCTGCGCGCCGCCAAGGCCCAGGGCAAGGGCTTGGTGGTCTCCGTCGATTGCGGCATCAGCGCCCATGAGGAAGCGCTCCTGGCCCGC containing:
- a CDS encoding right-handed parallel beta-helix repeat-containing protein is translated as MRNFALRLRLFLGVALLGFCLTGCSVAQPLTGVLEGDQHWRGRVLLRGDVVLAEGATLHIAPGTQVLFLPPVESEDLLTLHPYFPGSELIVHGRLVARGTPSNPIQFRAADPEAGPGSWGAINLRESPEALFSHCIFTQADSAIHSFGSRVRVEHSLFEHNLVALRFNTSEIVIEHNLIRENDAGIRFHLGAPLIVNNILRDNNKSFFLTSDPRDYHIRHNNILGSREYAVVLGEEVPDEVMMADNYWGTTDARSIEDGFFDGRRLNHLGQVRYQPLATQPFAEAGPAWSP